The following coding sequences lie in one Eleginops maclovinus isolate JMC-PN-2008 ecotype Puerto Natales chromosome 21, JC_Emac_rtc_rv5, whole genome shotgun sequence genomic window:
- the nrbp2b gene encoding nuclear receptor-binding protein 2b, whose product MTMSVPERKSGSEGKEEESEDESEILEESPCGRWQKRKEQVSQGNVPGVESASLAMDTEEGVEVVWNEVLFSDKKVFKAQEEKIKEMFENLMQVEHPNIVKFHKYWLDMKESQARVIFITEYMSSGSLKQFLKKTKKNHKTMNVKAWKRWCTQILSALSYLHSCDPPIIHGNLTCDTIFIQHNGLIKIGSVWHRLFVNVFPDASVHGKARQHRDEQRNLHFFAPEYGSSEDDYAIDIFSFGICALEMAVLEIQANGDTAVSKEAIINAGQSLEDPPMREFTQSCLRHEAKLRPTAHDLLFHRVLFEVHSLKLLAAHCLINNQYLLPENCVEEKTKSFDPNAVMAEIKHDDRQGVQLKYSHVSPLELDKFLEDVKNGIYPLMNFASSRLHPVPRALSLSQEHVETVKTPTPEPQETETRKVVQIHCNLESNEEGTKTHLSLFLKMDDKLHRQLSCDILPSDTSRDLASELVHYAFINEEDSEKVAVFLEDAIHRHRVRALTSGTTQ is encoded by the exons GTGAGCCAAGGTAATGTCCCCGGTGTGGAGAGTGCCTCCCTGGCCATGGACACagaggagggggtggaggtggTGTGGAATGAGGTGCTCTTCTCAGACAAGAAGGTGTTCAAAGCACAGGAG GAGAAGATCAAGGAGATGTTTGAGAACCTGATGCAAGTCGAACACCCCAACATTGTCAAGTTCCACAAATACTGGCTGGACATGAAGGAGAGCCAGGCGCGg GTTATATTCATCACAGAATACATGTCGTCGGGCAGCCTCAAACAGTTTCTGAAGAAAACTAAGAAGAACCACAAGACTATGAATGTGAAG GCCTGGAAGAGATGGTGCACCCAGATTCTCTCTGCCCTCAG TTACCTGCACTCTTGTGATCCACCAATAATCCATGGCAACCTGACGTGTGACACCATCTTCATTCAGCATAACGGCCTCATCAAGATCGGCTCAG tGTGGCATCGGCTATTTGTTAATG TGTTTCCAGATGCCAGCGTCCACGGTAAAGCAAGGCAACATCGAGATGAGCAGAGGAATCTTCATTTTTTCGCTCCAGAATATGGAT CCAGCGAAGATGATTATGCCATAGACATTTTCTCGTTCGGCATCTGCGCTCTAGAG ATGGCAGTATTGGAAATCCAGGCCAATGGAGATACTGCTGTTTCAAAGGAGGCCATCATCAATGCAGGTCAATCCCTGGAAGACCCTCCTATGAGA GAGTTCACCCAGTCCTGTTTACGCCATGAAGCCAAGCTCCGTCCCACAGCTCACGACCTTCTGTTCCACCGAGTCTTGTTTGAAGTCCACTCCCTCAAACTGCTCGCCGCCCACTGCCTCATCAACAACCAGT ACTTGCTCCCGGAAAATTGTGTGGAGGAGAAAACCAAGTCGTTTGACCCCAATGCTGTCATGGCGGAGATTAAGCATGATGACAGACAGGGAGTTCAGCTCAA ATATTCCCATGTGTCCCCTTTGGAGCTTGACAAGTTTCTGGAGGATGTCAA AAATGGGATCTACCCGTTGATGAACTTTGCTTCATCTCGACTTCACCCCGTCCCCCGTGCCCTCTCCTTGTCTCAGGAGCACGTCGAGACGGTCAAGACCCCGACTCCTGAACCCCAGGAGACCGAGACAAGGAAG GTTGTTCAGATTCACTGTAACTTGGAGTCAAATGAAGAAGGGACCAAAACTCAT CTATCTTTGTTTCTGAAGATGGATGACAAACTTCATAGGCAGCTCAGCTGTGACATCCTTCCGT CTGATACCTCCAGAGACCTTGCAAGTGAGCTTGTTCACTACGCCTTCATAAATGag GAGGATAGTGAGAAGGTGGCAGTGTTCCTGGAGGACGCCATTCATCGACACCGGGTCCGAGCGCTCACTTCTGGGACCACACAATGA